One Synergistaceae bacterium genomic window, TCCTGATGATTACACGTTTATCAGTCTCGGCTATTGTTACGGAAAAATTGCGCTTTCTCCGGCTGGTTCTAACGGTTTCGGCTATGATCCTGTATTTATTCCGGACGGTTATGATAAAACTTTTGCCGAGCTTCCCTCACAAATTAAGAATACCATATCACACAGATTTAACGCGTTCAAGAAAATTATATGTCTCCTGAAGTAACCTGCGATGAAATTTTTAGCGGCAAATTAAGACTCCTTCAGCCCATGAACGGCCCAAGAGTGAATTTAGATACGATTTTATTAGCTCACTGGGTCAAATATCGTTCAGGCCATGTAAATTTTTTAGAAGCAGGGTGTGCGTCGGGTGCTGTCTCGTTGATTCTTGCGTTAAGATTCAAAAATGTAAATATAACGGGGATTGACATTCAGGAAAATTTAATCAAGCTCGCACAGGAAAACGCGATAAATAATTTTCTTGACTCACGGGTGAAATTTTTAACGGGAGATTTGCGCGACAAAAATTTATTAGCTCGTGAATATTATGACTCAGTGATAATTAATCCGCCCTACGAGTCATTATCGAGGAGCAGAACGAGTCCCATTTTAGCGCGTTCTATTGCAAGATTAGAAATTTCCTGCACCCCCGATGATGTCGCCGAAATGTCCGCAAGAGTCCTGAAGAGTAAAGGCCGTTTATTTGCGATTTTCACAAGTGAGAGGCTGCCGATATTTATTAATTCAATGCTCGCAAAAAATTTGATTCCCAAGCGGTTAAGGCCTGTTTACCCGTCAATAAATAATAATTCGGGCGTTTTTCTGCTAGAATCAATAAAGGACGGAGGGGAAGGCTTGACTCTTTTGCCGCCGTTAATAGTTCGTGATGAGTCAGGAAATTATACACCTGAAATTCTGCGTGCTTATGAGCTTTAATATTGACTCGAGGAGAAAAATTTTTATATGCTTTTATCGCTTATATTATGGTTTATATCGATCTGGCTTGAATATTTTGTATATCGTAAATTACAGCAGGCCGGAATTAGTCCCGTCATAAGAAATTTATTTGTGTGTTGGGCGTTATTCTGGTTTATCGCGTTTATATTCAGGAATCACATAATTTTTTTCTTGCGTCTGCCTGAACCTTTCAGACTCAGTGAAATTTCCGGGGGACTCTGTATAACATGGATAATCATAACGATTCTTGCGTTTATGGGATTCATGATAGTAAATATTTTGACCGGATTCAAGCCCTTCACGAAGCGAAAAGTTTTATTTTCTGTAATGCTGACTTGTGCCGGAGTAGTGTGGTGCTTGCTTGAGGCTTATTTTGTGCAGACTAGAGAAATTACAATAAAGACTCATAAATTACCTGAAGGCCGCGACAGAATCAGAATCACATACATAACAGATTTACACTTAGGAGGCATTTACACGTCATTACACTTTGATAGAGTCATGCGCTTAATCGAAGAATCGAGTCCGGATATATTTATAATGTGCGGAGATATTTTTGACGGCAATATGTCATACTGGACGCAAGAAATTTCGAGACTTTCACGAGCTGCCAAAAGTGCGCCTTTGGGAGCATTTGCGGTAAACGGCAATCATGAGAATGATTACATGCTCACACGTTACTACGACGATTTTATAAATATTCTCCGTGAGTCAGGCTTTAAATTATTAAGTGATGAACGGGCTGACACTGGCGGACTCGTTATAATCGGCGTTGAAGACAGAAAAAATAAATTTCACAGCTGGATAAAATTTTTGCTCACACCTGAAGACGCTGATAAATTCGTGTTAGTCATCAAGCACAGACCATATTTGCCGCAAGACGCACAGGGAAATTTTGACTTGCAATTATCTGGGCACACTCACGGGGGGCAATTTTGGCCGGTCGGTTATTATAGAAGCTGGTTAGAAGGCTGGATTCCTCAGGGACTATCGAAAAATTCAGGCGGTTATATTTACGTGAGCAACGGAGCAGGTTATAACGGCCCTTGCATGAGATTATTTGCTCCTCCTGAAGTTACAGTTATTGATTTAGTGAGAGAGTGAGAAAATGCCTTTGACCCTTGTGCCGACTCCAATCGGGAATCTTGAAGATATAACGTTGAGGGCTTTGCGTGTGTTGCGTGAGGCTGATTTAATAGCGTGTGAGGATACAAGAACGTCAAATATTTTATTGAGTCATTATGATATTCACAAAAATTTGACATCATTTCATTTGCATAACGAGAATGAGAAATTACCCATTTTGCTGCAAAAATTGCGTGAAGGTGCGAAAATTGCCGTAATTTCTGACGCAGGGACTCCGGGAATATCGGATCCGGGATTTATTTTGCTTAGACGCGCACTAGATGAAAATTTGCCCGTTGATGTTCTGCCCGGTGCAAGTGCTTTGCTGCCAGCTTTGTTAATGTCGGGGATAAATCCGCAGCCCTTTATTTTTCTGGGATTTCCGCCGGAAAAGTCTGGAGAGCGCATTAAATTATTTGACTCAGTAAGCAAACTTTCAATGACTCTATGTTTCTATATTTCGCCTCATAAAGCAGCAAGACACATAACGAACATGATTAATTCATTTGGGGACAGGGGCGCGGCATTAGTTCGTGAGATAAGCAAAATTTTTCAGGAGTCAATACGCGGAAATTTAAGCACAATACTAGAACGAGTCAATAATGGCGTAAAAGGCGAACTTGTATTAATCGTCGAAGGCTGCACGCAAATAAATGACTCTGACTCATGGAAGGCTGAAGCACTCTTATTAAAGCAAAACGGCTCAAGCGTCCGGGACATAGTAAATTTAATTTCGCAAAAATATAACGTCGCAAAGAACTTAATCAAGCAGCAAATAATTTCATGATAGAATAACAAACGGAGAGGCGTTCAGGTTTTATTACTGGACGGGACTCGCCGGGGGACATCTCCTGTGCGGTCTATATTGGCCGAAAGGAGGTGATTACCAGTGAAGGACATCCTCAATAAAATAATAGAACTGTTACAATACATTTCTATTACTGCAACAGTCCTTGAGCTTTTCTTAAGGCTCGTACGCTGGGGGTTGACCCACTAGTTTGTTATTCCTTTGGAAGACTTACTGAAGTGGGATTAGCACTCCCTATTTCGGTAGTCTTTCATTACTTCTACGATTTGTCCGACCTCTTCCGGCCAAGTCGTTTTTATTTGCTTGAGTGGGGTTCCATTCCCCGCTTAGGCAGTCTTTGATTTTCTGTGATTCGTCCGACCTCTCCCGGCCGGATTGCAATAAAATTATAGCATTGATAAAAATTTTCACAGTCAGGAATTTCGCGCAAATTGTTATTTACAGGTTATAATAAATATAATTATTCATGACGGAGGATTTAATAACTTGTCTCTGAGAAAAGGTTTAATAATATTTATTCTGCTTGCATTCGGTGTGTCTGCAATAATAATTTTCAGAAGTGTCGACGAGCAAACTATAAATTCGCTGTTACATGCGGATAAATTGAAATTATTGCTTGCGCTTTGTGTTGTGTTTCTCGCGTGGGTATGTGATGCGGGGAGATTCTGCGCGCTTGCTGTTGCTGCACAGGAAAAAGTTTCTTTCTCGCTGGGAATTGTCTTAACGTGGCTTAACTATTTCGGCAGTGCTGTTACTCCCATGCAGAGCGGCGGCGGACCCTTCCAAGTTTATGCACTCTACAAAAAAGGAATCCCGGTCGGCAAGGGCATAGCGATAACTTTAATACGTACTATGCTGACGGTTTTAATATTGACTCTTGCTGTGCCGGGCGTGTTAATGCTTGATCCTGAAATTTTAGAGGGCAGCCCGTTTTTGAAGGGGTTAGTCTTTTACGTGTTTATCGTAATTCTTGCAACATGGGCATTTATCGCATTTACTATAATTAAACCTGATCTCGTGAAAAAATTGATTCGCGTTGTTATCATGTGGCTTAGAAGATTTAATTTCATGCGCTCAAATCGTACAGTCATAAAAATTATTCACTGGCTCGACAAAGAAGTTGATAACTACATATTAAATTTCAGGCTCGCGTTTAATTCCGGAAAAATTTGGCTCGTTCTAGCTGTGATATTATCTGTCCTGCATTTATTATCACTTTTTAGCGTTCTTCCCGTTTTAATGAGTGCTGTAGGGCTGCCGTTCAAGTACACGCAGACAATAGCTGTGCAGGCTGTATTTATGTTCATATTATATTTTGTGCCGACTCCGGGAGCTAGCGGTATTGCAGAGGGCGGCGGAGCATTGCTTTATTCTGTCTTAATGCCTGAGAACATGGCCGGTATAATGTCAATAATTTGCAGGTTCTTCACGGACTATATTTCGATTTTTATGGGCGTTGTAGTAGTTATTCGCATGTTAGGCTGGGGAGTCAGCGAAAATTTGCACAAAGGCGCATCACCAGAATCAGAAATGTTAAAGCAGGATAAATAAATGCAGAAATTTCGAGAATTTATATTCAGAATGCGCGGAGGACTCTGGACTCTTTTATTTGCGGTAATTTTATTTGCGGCATATGGCAGTAAAACAAGTTCTCTGCAAATTTTTTCAGGAATTATTATTATCTTGGCCGGACAAATTTGGCGGTGCTGGGCAGCGGGTTTTATCGGGCTTTATCGCGGCGAAAACGTAAAAGCACTTAGACTCGCTCAAACTGGGCCATATGCTTTAATGCGGAATCCTTTATATTTCGGAAATTTCTTAATCGGACTCGGATGGAGCATTATTGCAGGTATTTACGCGGTAATAATATTTGTAGTCAGCTTTTATTTAATTTACGTGGTTGTGA contains:
- a CDS encoding methyltransferase domain-containing protein — its product is MSPEVTCDEIFSGKLRLLQPMNGPRVNLDTILLAHWVKYRSGHVNFLEAGCASGAVSLILALRFKNVNITGIDIQENLIKLAQENAINNFLDSRVKFLTGDLRDKNLLAREYYDSVIINPPYESLSRSRTSPILARSIARLEISCTPDDVAEMSARVLKSKGRLFAIFTSERLPIFINSMLAKNLIPKRLRPVYPSINNNSGVFLLESIKDGGEGLTLLPPLIVRDESGNYTPEILRAYEL
- a CDS encoding isoprenylcysteine carboxylmethyltransferase family protein, which translates into the protein MQKFREFIFRMRGGLWTLLFAVILFAAYGSKTSSLQIFSGIIIILAGQIWRCWAAGFIGLYRGENVKALRLAQTGPYALMRNPLYFGNFLIGLGWSIIAGIYAVIIFVVSFYLIYVVVIIPHEENFLRAKFGTEYNNYCKRVKRFWPAVLKISDLTGKFDTKILLRSEIHTIITTLAGTIIIIAITS
- a CDS encoding flippase-like domain-containing protein; the encoded protein is MHDGGFNNLSLRKGLIIFILLAFGVSAIIIFRSVDEQTINSLLHADKLKLLLALCVVFLAWVCDAGRFCALAVAAQEKVSFSLGIVLTWLNYFGSAVTPMQSGGGPFQVYALYKKGIPVGKGIAITLIRTMLTVLILTLAVPGVLMLDPEILEGSPFLKGLVFYVFIVILATWAFIAFTIIKPDLVKKLIRVVIMWLRRFNFMRSNRTVIKIIHWLDKEVDNYILNFRLAFNSGKIWLVLAVILSVLHLLSLFSVLPVLMSAVGLPFKYTQTIAVQAVFMFILYFVPTPGASGIAEGGGALLYSVLMPENMAGIMSIICRFFTDYISIFMGVVVVIRMLGWGVSENLHKGASPESEMLKQDK
- the rsmI gene encoding 16S rRNA (cytidine(1402)-2'-O)-methyltransferase, with translation MPLTLVPTPIGNLEDITLRALRVLREADLIACEDTRTSNILLSHYDIHKNLTSFHLHNENEKLPILLQKLREGAKIAVISDAGTPGISDPGFILLRRALDENLPVDVLPGASALLPALLMSGINPQPFIFLGFPPEKSGERIKLFDSVSKLSMTLCFYISPHKAARHITNMINSFGDRGAALVREISKIFQESIRGNLSTILERVNNGVKGELVLIVEGCTQINDSDSWKAEALLLKQNGSSVRDIVNLISQKYNVAKNLIKQQIIS
- a CDS encoding metallophosphoesterase, with protein sequence MLLSLILWFISIWLEYFVYRKLQQAGISPVIRNLFVCWALFWFIAFIFRNHIIFFLRLPEPFRLSEISGGLCITWIIITILAFMGFMIVNILTGFKPFTKRKVLFSVMLTCAGVVWCLLEAYFVQTREITIKTHKLPEGRDRIRITYITDLHLGGIYTSLHFDRVMRLIEESSPDIFIMCGDIFDGNMSYWTQEISRLSRAAKSAPLGAFAVNGNHENDYMLTRYYDDFINILRESGFKLLSDERADTGGLVIIGVEDRKNKFHSWIKFLLTPEDADKFVLVIKHRPYLPQDAQGNFDLQLSGHTHGGQFWPVGYYRSWLEGWIPQGLSKNSGGYIYVSNGAGYNGPCMRLFAPPEVTVIDLVRE